One region of Cytobacillus sp. FSL H8-0458 genomic DNA includes:
- a CDS encoding S8 family serine peptidase, whose protein sequence is MGDFKFKKYLTAAMAAAMLAVPPLQASADDSGKGILKGADGKASIADLQGMNAKASKGRHVITLITGDVVTVTEFADGKNIIHVEPADPSASGARILTANKETYVIPDKAMPYLASGFLDQDLFNITALIKDGYDDENQKELPVIIQYSESKARSAAAIKAPKGSKKTHVLESIDSVAVSADKKETKEFWAEITSNTAKKTKAALAPGIEKIWLDGRVEASLEQSIPQIGAPSAWESGYDGTGVKVAVLDTGIDSGHPDISGQLDEAVSFVPGEEVTDRHAHGTHVASTVLGTGEASEGRNKGVAPGARLLAGKVLSDEGFGQDSWIIDGMEWAAENAKVVNMSLGSSEPSDGTDPMAQAVSNLSKETGSLFVIAAGNTGSEGIGSPGAAEDALTVGAVDKSDNLAWFSSKGPSFGSSGLKPDLTAPGVGILAARSQYTNQGSGSYMSMNGTSMATPHVAGAAALLAQRHPDWTGEQLKEALMSTTKKLEHIKPFEGGTGRLDAVAALGYVRATGSLDFGFYDWPHENDAPAEKTITYTNDGDQDVTLNLSVSVKDANDTDAPSGMVKLSAEKVTVPTKGRADVTVTLDPNAGDFGTRYQGHISASSEGESIVHTSLGMIKEDERYPLTIKAIDRDGEAASAYFYLLGPTGEPQFMSVDGTKELRLPEGTYSVMSMMDVDADTDHAGVALVGDPEINLDGPQTVMLDARKANEITVDVPKETEANYRKLEYYRSINGNQVNDIYIMPAVVDKMYAAPTEKVDTGEFTQATRWRLAEPLLTINFKGKELDDIPQAGSTLMNGKYNLEAVYAGNGSPEDYEKLDVKGKAAIVLRSDELTGSERAAAALAAGAKLLITVNDRPQELSEWTGVENEDFSLSDSPLSVAGVSGNEGQELIEAAKAGGLTLNVEGTPDSDYLYDLVDMHHHAVPQKVNYSPKTKDLVKINSEYKSDRPAPGAEFRYDILEHSFAGVGFLQRLSLPSARTEWVSAQKGTSWYHQAGVLDAQWEVRQPKVEYKPGQTLNEEWFSPVVRPRFGAGFWAPYRSGNNLILNVPAWADSGAGHTGADMNYPGDQTLKLYQGDTLVREGKGQALYLFNEFPAEKTQYKLISDAARDAERWNTSVRTHTEWTFWSQQQGEYQTALPLISLDYKVDTDMAGNSKAGKKIKLDLSAVQIADAPENGKIKGASLEVSFDEGKTWEAAKLVSTGNSWTAEIKHPNKKGSTVSLRASAWDDAGNRVTQEIIKAYGLK, encoded by the coding sequence ATGGGAGATTTCAAGTTTAAAAAGTATTTAACCGCTGCCATGGCTGCGGCTATGCTGGCTGTTCCGCCCCTGCAGGCTTCGGCGGATGATTCCGGGAAAGGCATCCTGAAAGGGGCTGATGGCAAAGCGTCCATAGCTGATCTGCAAGGGATGAATGCCAAAGCAAGTAAAGGCAGGCATGTCATCACTCTTATTACAGGTGATGTCGTAACTGTAACTGAATTCGCAGATGGAAAGAATATCATCCATGTTGAACCAGCGGACCCTTCCGCCAGTGGAGCACGTATTTTAACAGCCAACAAAGAAACGTATGTCATTCCTGACAAGGCTATGCCTTATCTGGCTTCCGGATTTTTGGACCAGGACTTGTTCAATATCACAGCTTTAATCAAAGATGGCTATGATGACGAGAATCAGAAGGAATTGCCTGTCATCATTCAATATTCCGAGTCCAAGGCCCGTTCAGCTGCTGCTATTAAAGCCCCAAAAGGCTCAAAGAAAACCCATGTCCTTGAAAGTATAGATAGTGTTGCAGTCTCCGCTGATAAGAAAGAAACAAAGGAATTTTGGGCAGAAATCACCAGCAATACTGCTAAAAAAACGAAGGCTGCACTGGCTCCAGGCATTGAAAAAATCTGGCTGGATGGCCGGGTCGAAGCGTCTCTTGAACAAAGTATCCCACAGATCGGAGCCCCTTCCGCTTGGGAATCCGGCTATGACGGAACTGGTGTAAAGGTGGCTGTTCTGGATACCGGGATTGATTCAGGGCATCCGGACATTTCAGGCCAGCTGGATGAAGCAGTAAGCTTTGTGCCAGGAGAGGAAGTAACCGACAGACATGCACACGGAACCCATGTGGCTTCCACAGTACTTGGCACCGGGGAAGCATCAGAAGGACGGAATAAGGGTGTGGCACCTGGCGCACGTCTTCTTGCAGGAAAAGTACTTAGTGATGAAGGCTTTGGCCAGGATTCATGGATTATCGATGGAATGGAATGGGCTGCTGAAAATGCAAAAGTCGTCAATATGAGCCTGGGCAGTTCTGAACCAAGCGATGGAACAGACCCGATGGCTCAAGCTGTAAGCAATCTTAGTAAAGAAACAGGGTCCCTATTTGTAATTGCTGCCGGGAACACTGGCAGTGAAGGAATCGGCTCACCAGGGGCTGCTGAGGACGCTCTAACTGTTGGAGCCGTGGACAAGTCCGACAATCTTGCCTGGTTCTCGTCTAAAGGGCCCAGCTTTGGAAGCTCAGGATTAAAACCTGATCTTACTGCTCCCGGAGTAGGAATCCTGGCTGCACGTTCTCAATATACGAACCAGGGAAGCGGCTCTTACATGAGCATGAATGGCACCTCAATGGCAACACCTCATGTTGCCGGTGCTGCAGCCCTTCTCGCTCAGCGCCACCCTGACTGGACCGGGGAACAGCTTAAGGAAGCTCTGATGAGCACGACCAAAAAGCTTGAACACATTAAGCCTTTTGAAGGAGGCACAGGCCGTCTGGATGCTGTGGCCGCACTTGGCTATGTAAGGGCAACGGGGTCTCTTGACTTTGGCTTCTATGACTGGCCTCATGAGAATGATGCTCCGGCTGAGAAGACCATTACGTATACCAATGATGGCGATCAGGATGTAACATTGAATCTGTCAGTGTCTGTCAAAGATGCCAATGACACTGATGCACCTTCTGGAATGGTAAAGCTATCAGCTGAAAAAGTGACTGTTCCAACAAAAGGAAGAGCAGATGTCACCGTTACACTTGACCCTAATGCAGGTGATTTTGGCACCCGATATCAGGGGCATATTAGCGCTTCATCAGAGGGAGAAAGCATTGTCCATACTTCACTGGGCATGATCAAAGAAGATGAAAGATACCCGCTGACCATTAAGGCAATCGACCGTGACGGGGAAGCTGCCTCTGCCTACTTCTACCTTTTAGGACCAACAGGTGAACCTCAGTTCATGTCAGTGGATGGCACGAAGGAGCTGCGGCTGCCGGAAGGAACGTATTCAGTTATGTCGATGATGGATGTTGACGCAGATACAGATCATGCAGGGGTAGCACTAGTAGGCGACCCGGAAATTAACCTTGATGGCCCACAGACCGTTATGCTGGATGCCCGCAAGGCCAATGAAATTACGGTGGATGTTCCGAAAGAGACCGAAGCAAATTACCGGAAACTGGAGTATTACCGGAGCATTAATGGAAACCAGGTGAATGACATTTACATTATGCCGGCAGTGGTGGATAAAATGTACGCTGCCCCTACTGAGAAAGTAGACACTGGTGAATTCACGCAAGCTACACGCTGGCGTCTGGCAGAACCACTGCTGACCATTAATTTCAAGGGCAAAGAATTAGATGATATCCCGCAGGCTGGCAGCACTCTTATGAACGGGAAGTACAATCTGGAAGCTGTCTATGCTGGAAATGGATCGCCGGAGGATTATGAAAAACTTGATGTTAAAGGCAAAGCTGCCATTGTCCTGCGCAGTGATGAATTAACAGGATCCGAACGTGCTGCAGCAGCTCTGGCAGCAGGAGCAAAGCTATTAATTACTGTTAATGACAGACCGCAGGAGCTTAGTGAATGGACAGGAGTAGAAAATGAAGATTTTTCACTTTCCGATAGCCCTCTTTCTGTGGCCGGAGTCAGCGGAAATGAAGGACAGGAACTGATCGAAGCGGCCAAGGCCGGGGGATTGACCTTAAACGTCGAGGGTACTCCTGATTCGGACTACTTATATGACCTGGTGGATATGCATCATCACGCAGTTCCTCAAAAAGTGAACTATTCGCCAAAAACGAAGGACCTAGTCAAAATCAACTCTGAATATAAATCAGATCGCCCTGCACCTGGTGCCGAGTTCCGCTACGATATCCTCGAGCACAGCTTTGCCGGAGTGGGATTCCTGCAAAGACTCTCACTCCCATCCGCCAGAACAGAGTGGGTATCAGCGCAAAAAGGCACATCCTGGTACCATCAGGCTGGTGTTCTTGATGCCCAATGGGAAGTAAGACAGCCAAAAGTGGAATACAAACCAGGTCAAACGCTGAATGAAGAGTGGTTTTCACCAGTGGTCCGCCCTCGTTTTGGTGCTGGCTTTTGGGCTCCATATCGTTCAGGCAATAATCTGATATTAAATGTTCCTGCCTGGGCTGACTCAGGAGCTGGCCATACAGGTGCCGACATGAATTACCCTGGTGATCAGACATTAAAGCTATATCAGGGGGATACACTGGTTAGAGAAGGAAAGGGACAGGCTCTCTACCTATTTAATGAATTTCCGGCAGAGAAAACCCAGTACAAACTCATAAGTGATGCAGCCCGCGATGCAGAGCGCTGGAACACATCAGTACGTACACATACGGAGTGGACATTCTGGTCCCAGCAGCAGGGAGAATACCAGACGGCACTTCCGCTGATTTCTCTTGATTATAAAGTGGATACAGACATGGCCGGCAACTCCAAGGCCGGTAAGAAGATTAAGCTTGATTTATCAGCTGTTCAAATAGCCGATGCTCCGGAAAATGGCAAAATAAAAGGTGCCAGCCTGGAAGTGTCTTTTGATGAAGGGAAGACATGGGAAGCGGCAAAGTTAGTTTCTACGGGCAATAGCTGGACTGCCGAAATCAAACACCCAAATAAGAAAGGAAGCACTGTCTCCCTGCGTGCCAGTGCATGGGATGATGCAGGCAATCGTGTAACTCAGGAGATTATCAAGGCTTATGGATTAAAATAA
- a CDS encoding methyl-accepting chemotaxis protein translates to MKKQLDNFAAACSHKLNLGKRLLVLFFTLLLLSISAVGISSYLKTKDMAIKTIEDRLAREAELMGYIAENLKFVYVSDDAYFKQQLEAGVRAQQKKLHSDGIDSDFFYLADNRIKPFKVSSKTDAAFSRDMINNISAMKNGVIHIEMNGTDYTAAFQEMKEISGVYVVLIPAKAYMSDVHAIGYFMIAAIVVSLLSASAIISLFVRKITKPLNLLRNTMREVREGNLQNPLEIHTEIPEIASLQKSYNSMIEQMRSLLRELTGTTKELESTGNELKGSSFSALESGQQLESAIHLVKLGAEQTAASSEKSAASFKEMNDRFEDMFLHMQSVHRSSEVMNDSALRGGNSITDLIAAIHSFGSKFEKLTLTIKEVKEHSLSITNLVGMVKGIAEQTRLLSLNASIEAARAGEAGKGFAVVAGEVRKLAEQSAGTAENITQGIRSMENITLRASEEFDRLHTEIKGNLEMAGQSKLSLNELMNEISNVSGKLQTMQKELNGLEETLPQLEQGAEQFSSVSQETLASAEEMLAASVIQTGQMEKTDKIGGKLNSLARSLSEMTSHYRV, encoded by the coding sequence ATGAAGAAGCAGCTGGACAACTTTGCGGCAGCCTGCAGCCATAAGCTGAACCTGGGAAAAAGATTATTGGTATTGTTTTTTACCTTGTTGCTGCTATCGATATCGGCAGTCGGAATTAGTTCCTATCTTAAAACAAAGGACATGGCAATCAAAACAATTGAGGATAGATTGGCAAGAGAAGCAGAACTAATGGGATACATAGCGGAAAACTTAAAGTTTGTGTATGTCAGTGATGATGCGTACTTTAAGCAGCAGCTTGAGGCCGGTGTCCGTGCTCAGCAGAAAAAGCTGCACTCGGATGGGATAGATTCCGATTTCTTCTATCTTGCAGATAATAGGATTAAGCCTTTTAAGGTCAGCAGCAAAACGGATGCCGCTTTTTCAAGGGATATGATCAATAATATCAGCGCAATGAAAAATGGCGTCATACATATTGAGATGAACGGGACAGATTATACAGCAGCCTTTCAGGAGATGAAGGAAATTAGCGGCGTCTATGTAGTTCTCATCCCTGCAAAGGCGTATATGTCTGATGTGCATGCGATCGGTTATTTTATGATTGCAGCGATTGTGGTCAGTTTATTGTCTGCTTCAGCTATTATCAGCCTTTTTGTCAGAAAAATAACGAAGCCTTTGAACCTTTTAAGAAACACCATGCGGGAGGTCCGGGAAGGTAACCTGCAAAATCCGCTTGAAATTCATACAGAAATTCCTGAAATTGCTTCTCTCCAGAAAAGTTATAACAGCATGATTGAACAAATGAGGAGCCTGCTGCGGGAGCTGACCGGCACAACGAAGGAGCTGGAGAGTACAGGCAATGAGCTGAAAGGGTCTTCCTTCAGTGCTCTTGAAAGCGGGCAGCAGCTGGAATCAGCCATTCACCTCGTGAAGTTGGGAGCAGAGCAAACAGCAGCCAGTTCTGAAAAAAGTGCGGCCAGTTTCAAAGAAATGAATGATAGGTTTGAAGATATGTTTCTGCATATGCAGAGTGTACACCGCAGCTCAGAGGTTATGAATGATTCTGCCTTGCGCGGAGGGAACAGCATCACTGATTTAATCGCTGCCATTCATTCCTTTGGGTCAAAGTTTGAAAAATTGACCCTGACAATAAAAGAGGTTAAAGAACATTCCCTATCGATTACAAATCTTGTCGGAATGGTAAAAGGGATTGCTGAACAAACAAGGCTGTTATCCTTAAATGCTTCCATTGAGGCTGCCCGTGCAGGAGAGGCAGGGAAAGGCTTTGCCGTGGTCGCAGGAGAAGTCCGTAAACTGGCAGAGCAATCTGCAGGCACTGCAGAAAATATCACTCAGGGAATAAGAAGTATGGAGAATATAACTCTCAGAGCTTCAGAGGAATTTGACCGGCTCCATACGGAGATCAAAGGCAATCTTGAGATGGCGGGACAATCCAAACTATCATTGAACGAGCTGATGAATGAGATTTCTAATGTAAGCGGCAAACTCCAAACCATGCAAAAGGAGCTGAATGGCCTGGAAGAAACGCTGCCGCAGCTTGAACAGGGTGCTGAACAGTTCTCCTCTGTTTCACAGGAAACATTGGCCAGTGCAGAAGAAATGCTTGCGGCCAGCGTCATTCAAACAGGACAAATGGAGAAAACGGATAAAATTGGGGGGAAACTCAACTCTTTGGCAAGGTCATTGTCCGAAATGACAAGCCATTATAGGGTATAG
- a CDS encoding DUF421 domain-containing protein, with protein sequence MDFLQSQHSLSAMEWGLRAVIAYFFLVIVAKVLGQRAISQLRLLDLVMALVIGNIIAHPLSDEELGLKGSIVTTIVLVVLYLISLFSILKWPAVRRMVNSKPIPLVQNGEIIYKGLNKARISIDVLLEELREKKVEDVKKVALALWEANGSISFFLDPKYEPITPAFLQRDAEPFDMPRTIIKEGKVDKKVLQTIQKDERWLISHLERFYQTEINNVLLATMDSKGTLKIFLYH encoded by the coding sequence ATGGATTTTTTACAGAGTCAGCACTCACTTTCTGCCATGGAGTGGGGACTCAGGGCTGTCATCGCTTATTTCTTCTTAGTCATTGTCGCCAAAGTGCTGGGGCAGCGTGCCATTTCCCAATTAAGACTCCTTGATTTAGTAATGGCTTTAGTGATTGGCAATATTATTGCCCACCCCTTATCAGATGAGGAGCTGGGACTAAAGGGTTCAATTGTTACAACCATTGTACTTGTCGTTCTTTACCTGATCAGTTTATTCAGCATCCTGAAATGGCCAGCGGTTAGAAGAATGGTAAACAGCAAGCCCATTCCCCTCGTACAGAATGGAGAAATCATCTATAAGGGCTTAAATAAAGCAAGGATTTCCATTGATGTGCTGCTGGAGGAATTACGCGAGAAAAAAGTAGAAGATGTAAAAAAGGTGGCGCTTGCTCTATGGGAAGCAAACGGAAGCATTTCCTTCTTTTTGGATCCCAAATATGAACCTATTACACCTGCTTTCCTGCAAAGAGATGCAGAACCATTCGATATGCCAAGAACCATTATTAAGGAAGGCAAAGTGGATAAAAAAGTGCTGCAAACCATACAAAAGGACGAAAGATGGCTAATCTCCCATTTAGAACGTTTCTATCAGACAGAAATTAATAATGTTCTGTTAGCTACCATGGACAGCAAAGGAACCTTGAAGATATTTTTATATCACTAA
- a CDS encoding DUF3231 family protein: MAVRSKELTVSEVSNIWSSYLKNSMELQFFTYFFQTAQDRKVRKIVGRLLHQSAKNLKQLQDFFHKESMSVPIGFKDEDINIKAGKVFSDHFILLICHDITQLSLSTYPSALCESTRKDIRDYFEITLKFTLKIQNEIVDLMLSKGIYPKLPKIKLDDRIDFAWSIKYLNGFKGGSRALNAPEIANLSRLVHRAQFSRKVFAAFSQISQRKEMKDHFSKGRALMEDVLRSLQEVMDKEYIPVSSARELTRFDVDLPPFSEKMMLFFVNTCIGIFCFTMISQAMTSSLRSDIIIKLLGISKNMSLYYGKGLLIAIKEKWLEQPPQAAGR; encoded by the coding sequence ATGGCAGTGCGTTCTAAAGAGCTGACGGTCTCTGAAGTCTCGAATATCTGGTCTTCTTATTTAAAAAACAGCATGGAGCTGCAGTTTTTTACTTATTTTTTTCAAACAGCACAGGATCGCAAAGTCAGAAAGATTGTTGGAAGGCTGCTGCATCAGTCCGCGAAAAACCTAAAGCAGCTTCAGGATTTTTTTCATAAAGAGAGCATGTCCGTGCCCATCGGTTTCAAGGATGAGGATATAAATATAAAGGCCGGAAAAGTATTCTCCGATCATTTCATTTTACTTATATGCCACGATATTACCCAGCTGTCATTGAGTACATATCCAAGCGCCCTGTGTGAAAGCACCCGTAAAGATATCCGGGATTATTTTGAGATCACACTTAAGTTCACGTTAAAGATCCAAAATGAAATTGTTGATTTGATGTTATCCAAGGGCATTTACCCAAAGCTGCCCAAAATCAAGCTTGATGACCGGATTGATTTTGCCTGGAGCATTAAATATCTCAATGGGTTTAAGGGCGGATCACGTGCGCTTAATGCTCCTGAAATTGCGAATCTATCCAGATTGGTTCATAGGGCACAATTCTCGAGAAAGGTCTTTGCGGCCTTCAGCCAAATTTCTCAAAGAAAGGAAATGAAGGATCATTTCAGCAAAGGAAGGGCTTTGATGGAGGACGTGCTGCGATCCCTTCAGGAAGTAATGGACAAGGAATATATTCCGGTTTCCTCTGCCAGGGAGCTTACCCGCTTTGACGTGGACCTTCCTCCTTTTTCAGAGAAAATGATGCTGTTCTTTGTGAACACCTGTATCGGCATCTTCTGCTTCACCATGATCAGCCAGGCCATGACCTCCAGCCTAAGATCCGATATAATCATAAAACTGCTTGGCATCAGCAAAAATATGTCCCTTTATTATGGAAAAGGCCTCCTCATCGCTATAAAGGAAAAGTGGCTTGAACAGCCGCCGCAGGCTGCGGGGAGATAG
- a CDS encoding sigma-70 family RNA polymerase sigma factor: MESFEQLAAQYEPMIHDIMHRLSIYKNTEEFHQLGLITLWQAWKNHDDAKGTFLSYAYSMVKGKMMTELTRQTNQIDRYIYPEADFWEFIEDTSPAPSPELTQELYKKCGLLSENQMKWLQYTLHDGLSVREIAEKEGVSLSAVKNWRQGAREKLKKILQIN, encoded by the coding sequence ATGGAGAGTTTTGAACAGCTGGCAGCACAATATGAACCTATGATTCATGACATTATGCATAGATTGAGCATCTATAAGAACACTGAGGAATTCCACCAGCTGGGTTTAATCACACTTTGGCAGGCATGGAAAAATCATGATGATGCAAAAGGGACTTTCCTTTCCTACGCTTACAGTATGGTAAAAGGAAAAATGATGACGGAATTAACCAGGCAAACAAACCAGATCGACCGATATATCTATCCGGAAGCTGACTTCTGGGAATTCATCGAAGACACCTCACCAGCCCCCAGTCCAGAGCTCACACAAGAACTTTACAAAAAATGCGGACTGTTATCTGAAAATCAAATGAAATGGCTCCAATATACTTTACATGATGGGCTATCAGTCAGGGAAATTGCTGAAAAGGAAGGAGTCTCCCTGTCTGCAGTCAAAAACTGGCGGCAAGGTGCACGTGAGAAGCTGAAGAAAATTTTGCAGATTAATTGA
- a CDS encoding DUF1659 domain-containing protein, producing MAQAIITDSKLRLVFETGLNGQGKPVYKSKTYSGVKQSATADQLFTVGQAIAGLSSYPLAEINRNDSFDILG from the coding sequence ATGGCACAAGCAATTATCACCGATTCCAAACTTCGCCTGGTATTTGAAACAGGCCTTAACGGGCAAGGCAAGCCGGTTTACAAATCAAAAACCTACAGCGGCGTAAAGCAATCTGCTACAGCAGACCAGCTTTTCACGGTTGGACAGGCAATCGCCGGCCTAAGCAGCTATCCTCTAGCTGAAATCAACAGAAATGACAGCTTTGATATCTTAGGCTAA
- a CDS encoding DUF2922 domain-containing protein encodes MAKSLEMTFETEMGKETKLSVDSPKEPIDPAAVKAVMEQIIAANAFDGNGGNLVAAKGARLVERNVTDYELM; translated from the coding sequence ATGGCTAAATCACTTGAGATGACATTCGAAACAGAAATGGGCAAGGAAACCAAGCTATCGGTCGACAGCCCGAAGGAGCCGATTGATCCGGCAGCTGTGAAGGCAGTGATGGAACAAATCATTGCGGCCAACGCTTTTGACGGCAATGGCGGTAACCTTGTTGCTGCTAAAGGCGCCAGATTAGTAGAGCGTAATGTCACAGATTATGAATTAATGTAA
- a CDS encoding YvrJ family protein: MEQMVTLISELGFPIVVTLFLLNRIEAKLDVVVSSIQGLPDRLRE, from the coding sequence ATGGAACAGATGGTCACCCTGATCAGCGAACTCGGCTTCCCGATTGTGGTCACACTTTTTCTGCTGAACCGAATCGAAGCCAAGCTGGATGTCGTTGTGTCCTCAATCCAGGGATTGCCGGATCGCCTGAGGGAATAA
- a CDS encoding AraC family transcriptional regulator has protein sequence MDLLQNMNRAMKYIEEHLAEEVDFKEAAKLSYCSEYHFKRMFSFLAGVSLSEYIRRRRLTLAAFDLKDQKAKVIEVAMKYGYSSPDSFTRAFQQLHGITPSEARSNGHALKAYLPMTFHLSIKGGTEMNYRIEEKEAFRIVGLKKRVPIIFNGVNPEIAAMWKSLNEEKIRKLKSLSDTKPFGLISASANFSEGRMEEKGELDHYIGAATTKECPAGMASLEIPATSWAVFEAIGPFPETLQSVWGRIYSEWFPSSSYQQIEGPEILWNESKDTASPAFRSEIWIPVAKK, from the coding sequence ATGGATTTGCTGCAAAATATGAACCGGGCGATGAAATATATTGAAGAACATTTAGCGGAAGAGGTTGATTTCAAAGAAGCCGCGAAACTTTCTTATTGCTCGGAGTACCATTTCAAACGAATGTTTTCCTTTCTGGCCGGAGTATCGCTTTCCGAGTATATTCGCAGAAGACGGCTGACATTGGCCGCCTTTGACCTGAAGGACCAGAAGGCTAAGGTCATTGAGGTAGCCATGAAATATGGGTACAGCTCGCCTGATTCGTTTACCAGGGCGTTCCAGCAGCTCCATGGCATCACTCCATCAGAAGCAAGAAGCAATGGCCACGCCCTTAAGGCTTATCTGCCGATGACCTTCCATCTATCTATTAAGGGAGGAACTGAAATGAACTATCGCATTGAAGAAAAAGAGGCGTTTCGAATTGTGGGCTTAAAGAAGCGGGTGCCGATTATTTTTAACGGAGTGAATCCGGAGATTGCCGCCATGTGGAAGAGCCTGAATGAAGAAAAGATTAGGAAGCTCAAGAGTTTATCTGATACAAAGCCATTCGGCCTAATCAGTGCATCAGCCAATTTTTCTGAAGGAAGAATGGAAGAAAAGGGTGAGCTTGACCATTATATCGGGGCTGCCACTACAAAGGAATGCCCTGCTGGGATGGCATCACTTGAAATTCCGGCCACATCATGGGCAGTATTTGAAGCAATTGGGCCGTTTCCGGAGACGCTTCAGAGCGTATGGGGACGGATTTACTCAGAATGGTTCCCATCCTCTTCCTATCAGCAAATAGAAGGGCCGGAAATTCTCTGGAATGAAAGCAAAGATACGGCTTCACCGGCATTCCGAAGTGAAATCTGGATTCCAGTTGCAAAAAAATAG
- a CDS encoding helix-turn-helix domain-containing protein produces MIFAEKLKKERKEKGWSQVELAEKLFVSRQSVSKWENGQNYPSIEIIIKLSDLFGVTIDELLRSDEELTEKVIKDSRQLAYPRLKVFFDCLFLIGSAMLIIKLSILGLNHFTELEVPFRGSFFWNFGPLFLMLGGAIFSDTLKKKYKSE; encoded by the coding sequence ATGATTTTTGCCGAAAAGCTTAAAAAGGAGAGGAAAGAGAAAGGATGGTCACAGGTGGAACTGGCTGAAAAGCTGTTTGTGAGCCGCCAGTCTGTTTCCAAATGGGAAAATGGACAGAACTATCCCAGTATTGAAATTATTATTAAACTAAGTGATCTGTTTGGGGTTACGATTGATGAATTATTAAGGAGTGATGAGGAATTGACGGAGAAAGTGATTAAGGACAGCAGACAATTAGCTTATCCAAGATTGAAAGTATTTTTTGATTGTTTATTTCTGATAGGATCCGCTATGCTAATCATTAAACTAAGCATTTTAGGGCTTAATCATTTTACTGAACTAGAGGTCCCTTTTCGTGGATCGTTTTTCTGGAATTTCGGTCCTTTATTCTTAATGCTGGGCGGTGCAATTTTCTCTGACACATTAAAAAAGAAATATAAAAGTGAGTAA